One window from the genome of Megalobrama amblycephala isolate DHTTF-2021 linkage group LG4, ASM1881202v1, whole genome shotgun sequence encodes:
- the LOC125266985 gene encoding annexin A3-like translates to MADLWDDLESFANASSSFTAVPGERGTIKAKANFNVSEDVAALRKAIEGLGTTEKTLIEILTHRSSSQKQAISKAYQETTKRILVNDLKGDTQGKLEDVLVALARPPAVNDAKWIIEGIKGAGTDNSILIEILSSRTNKQIKELSATYSEETKKTLIQTLKTEVSGDYGKAILLLAEGARDESTNVNANQAKEDAKALYNAGEKKMGTDESKFIEILCKRSIPHLRQTILEYKNISGKTLQKSIEKEMSGNLEELLVAIVKCAVSTPAYFAEKLYKSMKGAGTDETTLTRVMVSRGEIDMLDIRAEYKKLYQSSLYKEINSDVSGSYGECLKMICGGED, encoded by the exons ATGGCAGACTTGTGG GATGACTTGGAGAGTTTTGCGAATGCTTCCtcttctttcaccgcagtg CCAGGGGAGAGGGGTACCATTAAAGCCAAAGCTAACTTCAACGTCAGTGAAGATGTTGCAGCTCTTCGTAAAGCAATTGAAGGCTTAG GTACAACTGAGAAGACGTTGATAGAGATACTGACCCACAGGAGCAGCAGTCAAAAGCAGGCTATTTCAAAGGCATACCAAGAAACCACAAAGAGG ATTCTTGTTAATGACTTGAAAGGCGACACTCAGGGCAAGTTAGAAGACGTGCTTGTTGCGCTCGCAAGACCTCCTGCAGTCAATGATGCTAAATGGATAATCGAAGGAATCAAA GGGGCTGGAACGGACAACAGTATCCTGATAGAAATTCTTTCCTCACGgacaaataaacaaatcaaGGAGCTGTCTGCAACATATTCTGAGG AAACAAAGAAAACGCTGATACAGACCCTGAAGACTGAAGTTTCGGGAGATTATGGCAAAGCCATCCTTTTGCTTGCCGAG GGAGCGAGGGACGAGAGCACCAATGTGAATGCAAACCAGGCTAAAGAGGACGCAAAG GCCCTCTATAATGCGGGCGAGAAAAAAATGGGAACTGATGAGTCCAAGTTCATTGAGATCCTCTGTAAAAGAAGCATCCCTCACCTGAGACAAA CAATACTGGAATATAAAAACATCAGTGGCAAGACTTTGCAGAAGAGCATCGAGAAGGAAATGTCTGGAAACCTGGAGGAGCTGCTGGTTGCTATTg TAAAGTGTGCAGTGAGTACTCCTGCATACTTTGCTGAAAAACTCTACAAAAGCATGAAg GGAGCAGGTACAGATGAAACCACTTTGACCAGAGTAATGGTCAGCCGTGGAGAGATCGACATGCTGGACATCAGAGCTGAATACAAGAAGCTCTATCAGTCTTCACTCTACAAGGAAATAAAT TCTGATGTGTCTGGCAGCTACGGTGAATGCCTGAAGATGATTTGTGGAGGAGAAGACTAA
- the LOC125266986 gene encoding annexin A3-like — MADLWEELQSVANDAPASFTAAPGERGTIKAKANFNVNEDVAALRKAIEGIGTTEKTLIEILTHRSSSQKQAISKAYQETTKRILVNDLKGDTQGNFEKVLVALARPPAVNDAKWINKAMKGAGTDNSILIEILSSRTNKQIKELSAAYSEETKKTLIQTLKTEVSRDYGKAILLLAEGARDESTNVNANQAKEDAKALYYAGEKKLGTDESKFIEILCKRSIPHLRQTILEYKNISGKTLQKSIEKEMSGNLEELLVAIVKCAVSAPAYFAEKLYKSMKGAGTDETTLTRVMVSRGEIDMLDIRAEYKKLYQSSLYKEINSDVSGSYGECLKMICGGED; from the exons ATGGCAGACTTGTGG GAAGAGTTGCAAAGTGTTGCGAATGATGCTCCCGCTTCATTCACAGCAGcg CCAGGGGAGAGGGGCACCATTAAAGCCAAAGCTAACTTTAATGTCAATGAAGATGTTGCAGCTCTCCGCAAAGCGATTGAAGGCATAG GTACAACTGAGAAGACGTTGATAGAGATACTGACCCACAGGAGCAGCAGTCAAAAGCAGGCTATTTCAAAGGCATACCAAGAAACCACAAAGAGG ATTCTTGTTAATGACTTAAAAGGCGACACTCAGGGGAACTTTGAAAAGGTGCTTGTTGCGCTCGCAAGACCTCCTGCGGTTAATGATGCTAAATGGATAAACAAAGCAATGAAA GGGGCTGGAACGGACAACAGTATCCTGATAGAAATTCTTTCCTCACGgacaaataaacaaatcaaGGAGCTGTCTGCAGCATATTCTGAGG AAACAAAGAAAACGCTGATACAGACCCTAAAGACTGAAGTTTCGAGAGATTATGGCAAAGCCATCCTTTTGCTTGCCGAG GGAGCGAGGGACGAGAGCACCAATGTGAATGCAAACCAGGCTAAAGAGGACGCAAAG GCCCTCTATTATGCGGGCGAGAAAAAACTGGGAACTGATGAGTCCAAGTTCATTGAGATCCTCTGTAAAAGGAGCATCCCTCACCTGAGACAAA CAATACTGGAATATAAAAACATCAGTGGCAAGACTTTGCAGAAGAGCATCGAGAAGGAAATGTCTGGAAACCTGGAGGAGCTGCTGGTTGCTATTg TAAAGTGTGCAGTGAGTGCTCCTGCATACTTTGCTGAAAAACTCTACAAAAGCATGAAg GGAGCAGGTACAGATGAAACCACTTTGACCAGAGTAATGGTCAGCCGTGGAGAGATCGACATGCTGGACATCAGAGCTGAATACAAGAAGCTCTATCAGTCTTCACTCTACAAGGAAATAAAT TCTGATGTGTCTGGCAGCTACGGTGAATGCCTGAAGATGATTTGTGGAGGAGAAGACTAA